The DNA segment GAAATTCCGGAGTGGGCCTTTAATTTCATCGCCCGAGGGGCGTTGGACCAATTGATTGATTTCAAATTGCTGTCTCAAAAGGCTAAAGAGCTCGGGTTCAGGGTTACCGACGAGGAGTTGAACGAGGCTATCGTATCTAATCCGGCATTTCAGGTGGACGGACAATTCATAGGCGCCGAGGCGTACAGGGCTTTTGTGGAACAGGCCTTCAATCAGAGTGTGGGAGAGTTTGAGGACAGATACAGAGAAGAGTTACTGGTTCAGAAGCTCCTAAACTTTATGAATGAAACAGCAAAAATAACCAATGAAGAGCTTCTTAATCTTTTCAAGATGGAGAACGAAAGGATTAACCTTTACTTCGTGAGCTTCTCGTCCCAGGAATTCATGGATTCCTTTTCCCCGAGCGAAGAGGATATAAAGAAGTATTATGAAGAGCATAAAGCCGACCTTAAATCACCCGAGCTTAGGAGCATTCGTTATATCACCGTTACATCAGAGGATTTCAATAAAGGTGTTGAGGTAAGCGAAGACGAGATCCTGGCTTACTATAACGCATATCCAGACGAATTCCGGTCTGAAGATAATGAAATTCGTCCCGTGGGAGAAGTCAGGGAGGAGATCAAGAAGAAGCTAAAGAAACAAAGAGAGGGAGTAAAACGGGCCGGGCTGCTCAGCACTCTCGAAAAAACCATAATTAAAGAGCCCCTCGATAAAATAGCGGAAAGTAGCGGAATAGAAAAAGTTAGAAATAGCAAGCCTTTTTCGCCCACGGACAGTTCATCCGACCTGCCAGCCCAAGTAATAGAGAGGGCTTTTGCTATAGAGCCCGGACAAAAGACCTTTTTTCAGGTTGGCGATGACGTATGGATTATAGAGCTTGCCGAAGTAATCCCTCCGCGTGAGAAAGAATTCAAAGAAGT comes from the Thermodesulfobacteriota bacterium genome and includes:
- a CDS encoding peptidylprolyl isomerase, translated to MSLELLRRSQSWFTRGVLIILAITFVFGFGFSISNFGTGGSVPQGTAAEVNGEKIPLLEFYRARERLYKQYRQQGEIPEWAFNFIARGALDQLIDFKLLSQKAKELGFRVTDEELNEAIVSNPAFQVDGQFIGAEAYRAFVEQAFNQSVGEFEDRYREELLVQKLLNFMNETAKITNEELLNLFKMENERINLYFVSFSSQEFMDSFSPSEEDIKKYYEEHKADLKSPELRSIRYITVTSEDFNKGVEVSEDEILAYYNAYPDEFRSEDNEIRPVGEVREEIKKKLKKQREGVKRAGLLSTLEKTIIKEPLDKIAESSGIEKVRNSKPFSPTDSSSDLPAQVIERAFAIEPGQKTFFQVGDDVWIIELAEVIPPREKEFKEVKEEIRSRIQSMRAKETAREKAQELLNKARTNGGGLDKLAQSQGLDIEETGFFSRLEDVPGVGADDLRIEAFLLHDKNPLASKVYVVDDKFYVVSLKEKQEVNLQEFDEKKAELKEKALSQRRRDLYSEWIQKLRQESKIVVNENLFTPQG